One Nicotiana tabacum cultivar K326 chromosome 23, ASM71507v2, whole genome shotgun sequence genomic window, CAAAGAAATTTGTACTTTTCTTTTATGtataattatttattcaaatattatttttaatagtgatattattttacaaaatggtATACTATATGGCTTGGCATACACATGCCACACACGCGACCACAAACTAGTAAGGACAAAATAATTCAAAACTCCTATAAATCAACGTTTTCTCGAGAGACGTGTAAAAAGAGAAATGCGATAGATAATTTGAGACGGAGGAAATATATATTTGTATCATTGTTGAGGTATTATTAAGAGCAAAAAGTAAGAAAAGGTTGATTTTGCGGTATAAAATCCCCATATTAATGGTTTGGAAGTTTGGTATTTTCACTTTCTTTATGTGTGAAAAGAGCATTTTGATTCCTTAATAGTAGAAGGCATGAAGCAGAAGATTAGTTGAGGTAGCTTTATCCCTAGGAAAGGAAGATACTTAAACCTTACCCAACAATTAAAGCCAAGTACCTCAAAACAAGAACCTAGCTGCCAACTCCTCCTCATACCTTCTAAAAACCCTCCCCCATCTGGAAAAACAAAAACCCTTTTGAACTCCTCCGGATGTTGTCACTCTCTGGCTACCTATCACCTCTATCAATCAGCGCCAGGAACGAAAGTCGGCCTTAGTGATTTGTCGGTGCTAAGTGAAAGGACTGCCGCTCAACTAATAAAAGTTACTATTTCCAATGCCAAAGCCAGTTCTAGGACCAGAACGACGCACCAATCCATTAATTTGGTGTGCAGCCATAATCTGCACTATCTTAACCGTAGCCGTAATCATCACTGGTATGGTCGTCTTCATTGGCTACATGGTCATTCGACCAAAAGTCCCTCAAATGAGTGTAGCAAGTGCCAATTTAGACAGATTTTCCTATGACATGGCCAGTGTTCTCACTCTCAGAGTCTCAATTATTATCAAAGCTGAGAATGACAATTCAAGAGCCCATGCAAGTTTCTATGAGACGAGTTACACACTTAGCTTCCATGGTGTTAAAGTGGCTTATTTAAATGCTGACCCTTTTGATGTCCCTGCAAACAGCTCCAAGTATTTGTATTATCCTGTTGAATCATCGTCGATTCCATTGACGCCAGAAGAAGGAGAGGTTGCTGAGCTTTTCTTAAGGCGGAATCAAGTGGTTTTTGATATAAGAGGGAATACAAGAACAAGGTGGAGAGTAGGGTTGCTTGGTTCTGTGAAGTTCTGGCTGCATCTTAATTGTCAGCTCAAGTTTCCGTTAAATGGAACGACAATTTACCCGAGATGCAGCTCAAAGTCCAAATGATTCATTGGAATTCAACTAGGTATTTTGTCTAATTATACACTTACATTCAATTTTATGGAAAAATAAGCTAAGGCTTGTCCTTCTCCTCTTGATTTGCTTACCTCTTTTTGTACTCACAAGATATCCATTTTTCTGGATACAATTAGATTCTTGGAAGAAGTAATCATCAATATTCTGCCTCGAGAAAACAATACAATATGCTCTATCCAATTGTTTACTACTTTTTATATTCAGTACTTCTTTCTTCTTGAGAAAGGATTAACAACGTAACAGAGGTTTAactatgtcttttaaattttttttacacATTATTTAATTAAGAAATATATTAATAGTCTAAATCATAAAAGTACTACCtctatttcaatttagatgacacactttccttGTTAGTCTatttaaaaaagaattaaatattTCTACAATTGAAAATGATTGAACTTTAAACTCATCATTTTATCAATTTTACCCTTAATTAGAAACTTTTATAATCACGCAAATATCATGCCTCACAAAACTTTTACCACTCAAGTTTTTAATAACATaagtttcaaattttattttttttaactctgTACCGAATCAAACcgcctcatctaaattgaaacggagagagtatttgtttagattatgtatattttctattttaAACATGTCATACAGTTGACACAttattggagcagttttagcaaagttaaaagttaaaaataaatgacttcagattttaaaaaacaaatataaaatattatcaTACAGATTTAGTTTACCAATAGAACGACTGTAGTATTTAGACCAACAAGTAGTACCTAGATTACATCTTCAATAATCAAAAGTGATAGTCTGGCATTGGAAATTGAAAATCTACTTTTATATTCCAATGATAAAAAACAAAGTGAAAAAAGGAAGATCTCACCTTAATCAAGaagtaagaaaatattttgaaatttgcTACGTAATAGACACCTTTTTGGCATGTATGAATGCATTAGAAAAAAAAGAGTAACACTACGCAGAAAGAAGAAGTAGAAAGCCACAGCAAAACTTTGTGCGGAAGCTTTCTGCCTACCTTGTCCGGAAGCAACTAAAAGCGAAAACATCAGTGGTCCATATTGTTGGTCTTGTCTTAACCGTTAAGTAACTTTGTTCCCAATCTATTTCATCGCGAGGTCTCACTTATTTTAGGGGAGTCAATTCGTCGTCTTCATCTTTTTAAATATCCCATATTCGAAACAATCTGATTCGATTAATTTGTATTCGTGCTATATGATGCAATAAGTTGAAAGGATTCTCTACCATGAGTTTCTCCATTCCAAAGCTCCAAAAGGCAGTAAAGGAGTAACAAATGTAAGGAGATTTAAAAAGTTAAATTGATATACCAGGGATTTAAAGTAATGATCTGAAATTTAATGAACCTGATTATTACTAGGCGAAAATCTTCTTGTATGTCAAAGAGATTCGGTAGTTTACATATAATTAATCTTTCCCTATTATCACAATTTAATTTTTCGATAAGGGGATCTAATTGAACTCCCTTAATTCTATATGGATCTACTGCTTGGTAAAAAGATCCTATCTATCTCATCTGATTAAATTATCTTTAGGAGTTTTAAAATTTGACTGCCTCGGTGCCAGATTCAATTTGCCTTAGGAGTCGTCATTAAATTCATCTAAAATACTTTGCCAAATAAATTGAGTTGTATAAATTGAGGAGCTCTTGTTTTGTCCAAAGACAATTTTCGTTAATTAAACCTAGAACACTGCAGTATTTCGTCGCTCTACCATTCGAGTTGGGCTAATTCGAGCACAAAAATTGCCGTTGAAAACTCGTTGAGATTTGGTGTTAGTATAAAAGAGCCTGATCGTTTCTTTCTTGTCCGCTCGGGGGAATGCGAACACGTCTGTGCAGATTATATTAATCGTATCTGGTAACATATTCCACCCAACAAGATTTTCTTTCTTAAAAATTTATCTCAAACTATTTAATTGTGGAAAAATGATTTTTGTACGAAAAAGCTGAATACTAATATTCTACATTCAGTATCATCTGTTTATCAGTTGTTGTTTGTTGTGATATTCTGACAACATTCTCTTGTATAGATTGATTGAGAGAATGATACATTCAGGTGGCCTTTTTTCATTAACCCCTTCAAAGTTTGGAGAATGACACATGCAGGGAgcaacttttttatttttgaaatttttaaatttaACTTTTCAAATCGAACGAACTCAATCTTCCCAGATTTCAAGCCGATACATTGTATACACGTCATTATTGTTAGAAAAGGTAACTAATATTACTGTAGTAGTACttttttatgtacttttaaaatACGTAAATCTGATTGTTAAAGAGTGAAGACATATGTCAgaaatcaaattgaaatttaTTTGACAGTCGAAGTATTTGGCCTATTCTAATAAGTattcattattttgtttgggacagaggaaagaaaaaaaaagagaaatggaAGTCAGTTTccagcaaaaagaaaaaaggggaaaagaggagagaaaatgattttcttttagaGAAGTTTATTTTTctgctttttcttttatttcgtgTCAATTTTTCGACCTTGCGAAGAGAAAGTTCTCTTTGTTTTCCTGCTTTACTTTTCCTATTAAAGCAGTGCGCCTGCGTAATTATACCTACTTTTAATTTTCTTGTCTTAGTATACATACTTTACCATTTAAATTTGCACGAAATTCTTTTTACACATATTTTCTTTACAAATATTCTTTTACCTGTTTTATCTATCATTTTTCTAACAGAAACCTCCGCAAAAGGCCACGTAGTGCATCAATTAGGAGAAATTAGTATGACATCACTTCTGCATGATGCTTTTAAATGGAGAATCACATGGGTCCAAGCGCAATTGCGGCATTGAACATCGTTTTGAAATGGGACTGTACTAGGAGTGTTACAGACAGCCCAATCGGCACAACAAAATCCAGTTCTGCCTACAATAGAAACCCAGTACAAATGACCTAATCTGGCCCTCTTTGCATTATCTATCTAGGAGAAGTAAAACAAGAATTGAATGACAAGTGCCAAAATCAAAATTCTACAAGTATCAAATTTTTGGACAAACCTCCCACAAATTTGGAgattcaaaatataatttaaaatagaaaacaaGTTCAAAAAATTTAAACCTTCCAATTCATTTAACATCAAGATTGAAATCCATGTTCTTTTGTcagttttttaaatttatttataattaaaccTGAAattgcagtcaaatttctaaCAAAATATTAACTGAGTACACAAAAAATGAACCGCATCTACTTACATGTTACATACCCATGTTGATTTGCACATATTTGAATTGAAAACAAAATTTATTATCCCAACCTTAAATTAAAAAGTCATTTGGTCCACATTTCCTATATAGTATCATCAGATAACCAAGTTAGGAAAACTtaacattttttttattcttaGGGAACCCTTTCTTGATTGGAAGCTTGTAAAAATGTTGTCTGAACCTGTAGATGATGCCATGGGTGCTCTGAAAGAAGAACCAAGATCAGTATTGCTTAAGGAATCAGATGGGGATGTAATCTAAGGAATTGTATTATCTATTAAAAGGTTTAATGTGTTACCAAATGCATAATAAGATTTAGATATCTAATAAACTAGTGTTAGAACTCGCGCGATGCGCGGATAATATGACATaatattaatcttataaaattataatatgatctaatatataatattattttaataaatcttAATTGTTATcttattatttaatatagtgtaccaaaatataataaaatctatACAAAATCAAATGATACACATCATATagcaattaaataaattatttattccttaattattctttattaaattagcaagtacttAGTATTATACATTTACTAATGTGACTTTTTATTAACTCGTCAATTGGCTTAATATTTTGATACTACTTCTCTTTTAATATAAAatagatatatattttcttacactaaaattattttatttttttaaacttatattaTACTATTCAAAATTTTTCAATggtctaaatttatcaataatttcTTTGAGTgttacttttttttaattaattcaaaatataaatatcataaaattatttttatcccTCTCTTTTTGTACGTTCTTTTCTATTgtaatatttgattagttttctcATTTGTAGTCTattgaaaatttaaataatgtaatattgttttactaaattataattttgaaccaaaagtataaagagataagcattttattatttttatatacaaaaactaaaaatatttttaataattattaatttgtGTTGAAATTATGTATAATATCCTAATagtatctttatatttttgcttttttcattatgaaattatgagttttatttattagTTAAAATTTTCTACATGAGAAATTTAATTAGTATATGCATTCTTACGCT contains:
- the LOC107798589 gene encoding NDR1/HIN1-like protein 12; translated protein: MPKPVLGPERRTNPLIWCAAIICTILTVAVIITGMVVFIGYMVIRPKVPQMSVASANLDRFSYDMASVLTLRVSIIIKAENDNSRAHASFYETSYTLSFHGVKVAYLNADPFDVPANSSKYLYYPVESSSIPLTPEEGEVAELFLRRNQVVFDIRGNTRTRWRVGLLGSVKFWLHLNCQLKFPLNGTTIYPRCSSKSK